The region CCGAAGGGCTATGAGCCGAGCGACGCGCTGATGAAGAAGGCGACCGGGCTGGCCAAGAAGAACGGCAGCTCCTTTGAGATCATGGCGAACCCGGCAGAAGCGGCGAAGGGGGCGGACGTGCTCTACACCGATGTCTGGGTGTCCATGGGGCAGGAAGAGGAGACGAAGGAAAGGGGACGCATCTTCAAACCCTACCAGATCAACGCCGGACTGCTGAAGAAAGCGAAGAAGGATTGCATCGTCATGCACTGCCTGCCCGCCCATCGCGGCCTGGAGATAGCGGCCGAGGTCATGGACGGTCCTCGGTCCGTGGTCTTCGATCAGGCAGAGAACCGCCTGCACACCGAGAAAGCGGTGCTGCTCATGGTGATGAAGTAGGTCCGCCCATCTGGACGCGGATGATATCCTCGATGGCGTCCAGGAACTCCATTTCCTTTCCCATACCGATGGTCGCGCCAGCGGCGATGTTGTGTCCGCCGCCCGTGCCTCCAACCTTCTCCGAGGCTTGCTTGACGGCCGCGGCCAGGTCCAATCCTTTGTTGACCTGGTCCCTGGTCCCCCGCGCCGATACCTTGACCTTCTGCTCCTCCGCATAGGCGAACGCTATCATCGGAACGTCCGTCTGCACCTCACCCGAGCTCAGCACCATTCCCGCTACGATGCCGACTATGCTATCCAGGATCTCATCATGGCCGTGGAACCATTGCACATACCGCCGGCGCTGAACCCCCAGGTCCTTGACCAGCGCGATCGCCTCCGCCAGGTTGCCCCGGTGGTTCTGTTGCAGCCTGATGCCTTCCGCCAGGGCCTCGCCCCTATCCCCACAGCAGATGCTCAGCCCGACGTCCGCCTTGCCATAGCGGCCGCAGGAGTTGAGCAGGGTGGAGAATTCCTTGGCATCGTGCAGCTCGCTGCCTTGCCTCTCCTTGTTCAAGATGTAGACCTCACCGATGAGACGGTGCACCGCCCTGGCGCCGTAGCCTCTGTCTAATAGAAGGTCGCACAGGGCGGAGGCGACCCTTCTCCTTTCCGCAGCGCTCAGCATCACCCAGGATCGCCATCGTTCTTCCTCTTTGAGGTCGATGCCCAGGTCG is a window of Methanomassiliicoccales archaeon DNA encoding:
- a CDS encoding DHH family phosphoesterase; amino-acid sequence: MSPDHEHPDLAGFQSAAKRAADGLLTARSCTVIAHIDADGVSAASIASSALANAGIEHRVRFVKKLDEDELKRVNAEPSEAVWLVDLGSSFFSRFEHEIVCVSDHHIPEVAKVERRKGQNVLFSFEGEELHLNPHLYGIDGAVELSGAGTTYMIAKNMHLRNQDLVPLAIVGAVGDLQDSATCRLRGLNRSLLADGEENGSLRTEKDLRIFGRETRPVARMLQFSTDPMLPGLTNNEGACIAFLIDLGIDLKEEERWRSWVMLSAAERRRVASALCDLLLDRGYGARAVHRLIGEVYILNKERQGSELHDAKEFSTLLNSCGRYGKADVGLSICCGDRGEALAEGIRLQQNHRGNLAEAIALVKDLGVQRRRYVQWFHGHDEILDSIVGIVAGMVLSSGEVQTDVPMIAFAYAEEQKVKVSARGTRDQVNKGLDLAAAVKQASEKVGGTGGGHNIAAGATIGMGKEMEFLDAIEDIIRVQMGGPTSSP